The nucleotide window AGCGTCAGCGCGACGATCCCGCCTTTCGACGCCGAATACGCGGCTTGGCCGATCTGGCCTTCGAACGCCGCGATCGATGCCGTCATCACCACCACGCCGCGCTCGCCGTTCTCGAATGGCTCGAGCGCCGTGATCGCGCCGGCCGCGAGGCGCGTGACGTTGAACGTGCCGACCAGGTTCACGCGAATGACGCGCTCGAAGTCGGCGAGCGGCATCGGACCGTCGCGCCCGATCATCCTCCGCGGCGTCCCGATGCCGGCACAGTTCACCACGATGCGCGCAGCGCCGTGTCGCGCGCGCACGTGCTCGAGCGCCGCCGCCACGCCGTCTGAATCCGAGACGTCGCACGACGCGGCGAACCCGCCGACCTCCGCGGCGACCGCTTCGGCGCGCGCCACGTCGCGGTCGAGAATCCCGACTTTCGCGCCGAGCGCCGCCAGCCGGCGCGCCGTCGCCGCACCAAGCCCCGAAGCACCGCCGGTGACGATAGCCGCCTGTCCGTTGATCTTCATGCGCCCGCAGCTTCGGTCTACCGCAGGCGGTAACATCCGCTCGGGTCGACCTCGACGCGGCGGCCTCCGGCGACGACGCTGCGCACGACGTGGTCCCAGAACGTCAGCACGCAAACGACGACCGGCCGCAACTGCGCGAGCACGGCGCGCGCGCGAGCCGACACGGACAGCACGTCGCGCTGCCACGCCGGATGGTCGCGCGGCAGCGACGATACCCACTCCGCATCGACGTCCCCGGCCGGATTCGCTGCGACCGCGGGCACGAGCGCGGCGAGCGCCGGCGTCTCCGGTGCCGGAACCGGAGTTTGCGCTGCGTCCTTCATGCGCTTTGCTTCAGCGTCTCGCGGAGGTGCCGCATCGCGCGCAGATGCAGCTGCGAGACCCGCTGCGGTGAGATATGCATCGGCTCGGCGAGATCGCGCAGCCGCGTTTCGGCGAAGTAGCGCATCACCACCACGCGGCGCTCGCGCGGCGGCAGCGCCGCGATCGCGCGGTGGACGCGCTGGCGCTCCAACCGCAGCGCCACCACGTTTTGCGGATCGCCGGCGCGGTCGAGCGCGACCCGCTCGCCGTGCGGGAGCGGCGAGTCGAGCGAGAGCGCCGCGCGCCGGTGCGCCTCGATGCGCGCGCGCGCCAGCTTCGGGTCGTGGGCCTCCATCTCCGCGTGCGTCGGCAGCGTGCCGAGCTGTTGCGCGAGCGCATACCGCAGGCGGTCGGCGTTGCGGACCGTACGGCGCAGCCGCTCGTTCACCGGATCGTTCCGCCGCACGCCGTTGAGCACGGCGCCCATGATCACCTTGCGCGCGAAGTGGTAGAACGAGACGCCGCGCTCCGGATCGAACGCGTCGACGGCGCGGAGGAGGCCGACACAGCCTTCGCTGATCAGGTCGTCGAGCTCCGCATTCGGCACCAGGCGATGGATGCGGCGCGCGATGCTCCGCACCAGCGGCAGGAACCGCCGAATCT belongs to Candidatus Eremiobacterota bacterium and includes:
- a CDS encoding SDR family NAD(P)-dependent oxidoreductase; this translates as MKINGQAAIVTGGASGLGAATARRLAALGAKVGILDRDVARAEAVAAEVGGFAASCDVSDSDGVAAALEHVRARHGAARIVVNCAGIGTPRRMIGRDGPMPLADFERVIRVNLVGTFNVTRLAAGAITALEPFENGERGVVVMTASIAAFEGQIGQAAYSASKGGIVALTLPLARELAQFGVRVLTIAPGIFETPLLGQLPPEAQASLGASVPFPKRLGNPDEYAQLVVQICENVFLNGETIRLDGALRMPPR
- a CDS encoding sigma-70 family RNA polymerase sigma factor, encoding MSGAEREAQIRRFLPLVRSIARRIHRLVPNAELDDLISEGCVGLLRAVDAFDPERGVSFYHFARKVIMGAVLNGVRRNDPVNERLRRTVRNADRLRYALAQQLGTLPTHAEMEAHDPKLARARIEAHRRAALSLDSPLPHGERVALDRAGDPQNVVALRLERQRVHRAIAALPPRERRVVVMRYFAETRLRDLAEPMHISPQRVSQLHLRAMRHLRETLKQSA